A genome region from Pygocentrus nattereri isolate fPygNat1 chromosome 10, fPygNat1.pri, whole genome shotgun sequence includes the following:
- the zgc:154055 gene encoding myotubularin-related protein 9 isoform X3, protein MFCMSRKQDPDGADKLLFSVTSPGTVTAAKLITTGSSGTIIIKCKDLRILQLDIPGMEECLNIASSIEALSSLESITEMYPFFHRPRELSLNDPWGLSSPEQDYVQTERLWDRWRLSKVNSDFSVCPSYPGAMIVPRTVDDDALVKAARFRQGGRFPVLCYCHHRNSMVIMRCSQPMTGANRKRCREDELLLQAVIDESELGYVIDTRSAQQAQQARMTGGGFESKSFYRPWRRIHRHMERGKVLQESLIKLVEACGDPSHNMDRWLSKLENSKWLSHVHSALSTAGLVAECVERDGHSVLVHGSDGTDTTLLVTSLAQVILDPASRTFRGFLQLLEREWVQAGHPFQQRCARSAHSHARLRQECPSFVLLLDCMWQIWRQFPLALEFSEALLLRLAQEAYASDYGTFLCNNEQERCTLGVKENTHCLFQFLLRCSEREKYINPLYEPTELAIWPSVQPQSLQLWTGLFLRWTEHAETMAEAREEIWTIIKEHRERTGAEETTHTPPTHRDTFTAVENLMDELTIL, encoded by the exons ATGTTCTGTATGTCAAGGAAACAGGACCCTGATGGTGCAGATAAGCTACTTTTCTCTGTTACGTCTCCGGGTACTGTAACAGCAGCCAAGCTAAT AACAACTGGCTCATCAGGTACCATCATTATCAAGTGTAAGGACCTCCGCATTCTCCAGCTTGATATTCCCGGAATGGAAGAGTGCCTTAACATCGCCAGCTCTATAGAG GCTCTTTCCTCCCTGGAGAGCATCACAGAAATGTACCCATTCTTCCACCGGCCACGTGAGCTCAGTCTAAATGATCCCTGGGGTCTCTCCTCTCCAGAGCAGGACTACGTACAAACAGAGAGACTG TGGGACAGGTGGAGGCTGAGCAAAGTcaactcagatttctcagtgtgtccGTCATACCCTGGTGCCATGATTGTACCCCGAACTGTAGACGATGACGCACTCGTGAAGGCCGCGCGGTTCCGACAGGGTGGAAGGTTCCCCGTGCTCTGCTACTGTCATCACAGAAACAGCATG GTGATCATGCGTTGCAGCCAGCCCATGACGGGAGCCAATAGGAAGCGATGCAGGGAGGACGAGCTCCTCCTCCAGGCAGTGATTGACGAATCAGAGTTGGGTTACGTCATAGACACACGCTCCGCCCAGCAAGCTCAGCAGGCCAGGATGACAGGAGGAGGGTTTGAGTCCAAATCCTTCTACCGACCCTGGAGGAGGATCCATAGACACATGGAGAG AGGAAAGGTGTTGCAGGAAAGTTTGATCAAGCTGGTAGAAGCATGTGGCGACCCATCTCACAATATGGACCGCTGGCTGAGCAAGCTGGAGAACTCCAAATGGCTGTCTCACGTTCACAGTGCTCTGTCCACAGCAGGCCTGGTGGCAGAGTGTGTGGAGAG GGATGGTCACTCAGTGCTGGTGCATGGCTCTGACGGGACGGACACCACGTTATTGGTGACCTCACTGGCTCAGGTCATCCTAGATCCTGCCTCCAGAACATTCAGAGGTTTCCTTCAACTACTGGAGAGAGAGTGGGTTCAG GCAGGCCACCCATTTCAGCAGCGCTGCGCCCGTTCAGCCCACTCTCATGCCCGTCTAAGGCAAGAGTGCCCGTCCTTTGtgctgctgctggactgcatgTGGCAGATATGGAGGCAGTTCCCACTGGCGCTGGAGTTCAGCGAGGCTCTGCTGCTGAGGCTGGCGCAGGAAGCCTACGCCTCTGACTACGGCACCTTTCTCTGCAACAACGAACAGGAGCG atgtACTTTAGGGGTgaaggaaaacactcactgttTGTTCCAGTTCCTCTTGCGGtgtagcgagagagagaaatacattaACCCACTGTATGAACCCACAGAGCTGGCTATCTGGCCTTCGGTGCAGCCACAGTCTCTCCAATTATGGACTG GTCTGTTCCTCAGGTGGACCGAGCATGCTGAAACAATGGCCGAGGCTCGAGAAGAAATCTGGACTATCATtaaagagcacagagagagaactggAGCTGAggagaccacacacacacctcctacCCATCGCGACACCTTCACCGCTGTGGAGAATCTCATGGATGAGTTGACTATACTCTGA
- the zgc:154055 gene encoding myotubularin-related protein 9 isoform X2: MEFSEHIKTANVEDVVLKLPFQPPMRGTLCVTGHHLLFSDRAEEREWQLLLLLRNIDAVEKRTTGSSGTIIIKCKDLRILQLDIPGMEECLNIASSIEALSSLESITEMYPFFHRPRELSLNDPWGLSSPEQDYVQTERLWDRWRLSKVNSDFSVCPSYPGAMIVPRTVDDDALVKAARFRQGGRFPVLCYCHHRNSMVIMRCSQPMTGANRKRCREDELLLQAVIDESELGYVIDTRSAQQAQQARMTGGGFESKSFYRPWRRIHRHMERGKVLQESLIKLVEACGDPSHNMDRWLSKLENSKWLSHVHSALSTAGLVAECVERDGHSVLVHGSDGTDTTLLVTSLAQVILDPASRTFRGFLQLLEREWVQAGHPFQQRCARSAHSHARLRQECPSFVLLLDCMWQIWRQFPLALEFSEALLLRLAQEAYASDYGTFLCNNEQERCTLGVKENTHCLFQFLLRCSEREKYINPLYEPTELAIWPSVQPQSLQLWTGLFLRWTEHAETMAEAREEIWTIIKEHRERTGAEETTHTPPTHRDTFTAVENLMDELTIL; this comes from the exons ATGGAGTTTTCCGAGCACATTAAAACGGCTAATGTCGAAGATGTGGTGTTAAAACTGCCTTTCCAGCCGCCCATGAGGGGAACGCTGTGCGTTACCGGCCACCACCTCCTGTTCTCGGacagagcagaggagagagagtggcagCTACTGCTGCTCCTCCGGAACATAGATGCCGTCGAGAAGAG AACAACTGGCTCATCAGGTACCATCATTATCAAGTGTAAGGACCTCCGCATTCTCCAGCTTGATATTCCCGGAATGGAAGAGTGCCTTAACATCGCCAGCTCTATAGAG GCTCTTTCCTCCCTGGAGAGCATCACAGAAATGTACCCATTCTTCCACCGGCCACGTGAGCTCAGTCTAAATGATCCCTGGGGTCTCTCCTCTCCAGAGCAGGACTACGTACAAACAGAGAGACTG TGGGACAGGTGGAGGCTGAGCAAAGTcaactcagatttctcagtgtgtccGTCATACCCTGGTGCCATGATTGTACCCCGAACTGTAGACGATGACGCACTCGTGAAGGCCGCGCGGTTCCGACAGGGTGGAAGGTTCCCCGTGCTCTGCTACTGTCATCACAGAAACAGCATG GTGATCATGCGTTGCAGCCAGCCCATGACGGGAGCCAATAGGAAGCGATGCAGGGAGGACGAGCTCCTCCTCCAGGCAGTGATTGACGAATCAGAGTTGGGTTACGTCATAGACACACGCTCCGCCCAGCAAGCTCAGCAGGCCAGGATGACAGGAGGAGGGTTTGAGTCCAAATCCTTCTACCGACCCTGGAGGAGGATCCATAGACACATGGAGAG AGGAAAGGTGTTGCAGGAAAGTTTGATCAAGCTGGTAGAAGCATGTGGCGACCCATCTCACAATATGGACCGCTGGCTGAGCAAGCTGGAGAACTCCAAATGGCTGTCTCACGTTCACAGTGCTCTGTCCACAGCAGGCCTGGTGGCAGAGTGTGTGGAGAG GGATGGTCACTCAGTGCTGGTGCATGGCTCTGACGGGACGGACACCACGTTATTGGTGACCTCACTGGCTCAGGTCATCCTAGATCCTGCCTCCAGAACATTCAGAGGTTTCCTTCAACTACTGGAGAGAGAGTGGGTTCAG GCAGGCCACCCATTTCAGCAGCGCTGCGCCCGTTCAGCCCACTCTCATGCCCGTCTAAGGCAAGAGTGCCCGTCCTTTGtgctgctgctggactgcatgTGGCAGATATGGAGGCAGTTCCCACTGGCGCTGGAGTTCAGCGAGGCTCTGCTGCTGAGGCTGGCGCAGGAAGCCTACGCCTCTGACTACGGCACCTTTCTCTGCAACAACGAACAGGAGCG atgtACTTTAGGGGTgaaggaaaacactcactgttTGTTCCAGTTCCTCTTGCGGtgtagcgagagagagaaatacattaACCCACTGTATGAACCCACAGAGCTGGCTATCTGGCCTTCGGTGCAGCCACAGTCTCTCCAATTATGGACTG GTCTGTTCCTCAGGTGGACCGAGCATGCTGAAACAATGGCCGAGGCTCGAGAAGAAATCTGGACTATCATtaaagagcacagagagagaactggAGCTGAggagaccacacacacacctcctacCCATCGCGACACCTTCACCGCTGTGGAGAATCTCATGGATGAGTTGACTATACTCTGA
- the zgc:154055 gene encoding myotubularin-related protein 9 isoform X1, protein MEFSEHIKTANVEDVVLKLPFQPPMRGTLCVTGHHLLFSDRAEEREWQLLLLLRNIDAVEKSVENLLGYPQHPKAGQSQRTTGSSGTIIIKCKDLRILQLDIPGMEECLNIASSIEALSSLESITEMYPFFHRPRELSLNDPWGLSSPEQDYVQTERLWDRWRLSKVNSDFSVCPSYPGAMIVPRTVDDDALVKAARFRQGGRFPVLCYCHHRNSMVIMRCSQPMTGANRKRCREDELLLQAVIDESELGYVIDTRSAQQAQQARMTGGGFESKSFYRPWRRIHRHMERGKVLQESLIKLVEACGDPSHNMDRWLSKLENSKWLSHVHSALSTAGLVAECVERDGHSVLVHGSDGTDTTLLVTSLAQVILDPASRTFRGFLQLLEREWVQAGHPFQQRCARSAHSHARLRQECPSFVLLLDCMWQIWRQFPLALEFSEALLLRLAQEAYASDYGTFLCNNEQERCTLGVKENTHCLFQFLLRCSEREKYINPLYEPTELAIWPSVQPQSLQLWTGLFLRWTEHAETMAEAREEIWTIIKEHRERTGAEETTHTPPTHRDTFTAVENLMDELTIL, encoded by the exons ATGGAGTTTTCCGAGCACATTAAAACGGCTAATGTCGAAGATGTGGTGTTAAAACTGCCTTTCCAGCCGCCCATGAGGGGAACGCTGTGCGTTACCGGCCACCACCTCCTGTTCTCGGacagagcagaggagagagagtggcagCTACTGCTGCTCCTCCGGAACATAGATGCCGTCGAGAAGAG TGTTGAGAATCTACTAGGATACCCCCAGCACCCCAAAGCTGGCCAGAGCCAAAG AACAACTGGCTCATCAGGTACCATCATTATCAAGTGTAAGGACCTCCGCATTCTCCAGCTTGATATTCCCGGAATGGAAGAGTGCCTTAACATCGCCAGCTCTATAGAG GCTCTTTCCTCCCTGGAGAGCATCACAGAAATGTACCCATTCTTCCACCGGCCACGTGAGCTCAGTCTAAATGATCCCTGGGGTCTCTCCTCTCCAGAGCAGGACTACGTACAAACAGAGAGACTG TGGGACAGGTGGAGGCTGAGCAAAGTcaactcagatttctcagtgtgtccGTCATACCCTGGTGCCATGATTGTACCCCGAACTGTAGACGATGACGCACTCGTGAAGGCCGCGCGGTTCCGACAGGGTGGAAGGTTCCCCGTGCTCTGCTACTGTCATCACAGAAACAGCATG GTGATCATGCGTTGCAGCCAGCCCATGACGGGAGCCAATAGGAAGCGATGCAGGGAGGACGAGCTCCTCCTCCAGGCAGTGATTGACGAATCAGAGTTGGGTTACGTCATAGACACACGCTCCGCCCAGCAAGCTCAGCAGGCCAGGATGACAGGAGGAGGGTTTGAGTCCAAATCCTTCTACCGACCCTGGAGGAGGATCCATAGACACATGGAGAG AGGAAAGGTGTTGCAGGAAAGTTTGATCAAGCTGGTAGAAGCATGTGGCGACCCATCTCACAATATGGACCGCTGGCTGAGCAAGCTGGAGAACTCCAAATGGCTGTCTCACGTTCACAGTGCTCTGTCCACAGCAGGCCTGGTGGCAGAGTGTGTGGAGAG GGATGGTCACTCAGTGCTGGTGCATGGCTCTGACGGGACGGACACCACGTTATTGGTGACCTCACTGGCTCAGGTCATCCTAGATCCTGCCTCCAGAACATTCAGAGGTTTCCTTCAACTACTGGAGAGAGAGTGGGTTCAG GCAGGCCACCCATTTCAGCAGCGCTGCGCCCGTTCAGCCCACTCTCATGCCCGTCTAAGGCAAGAGTGCCCGTCCTTTGtgctgctgctggactgcatgTGGCAGATATGGAGGCAGTTCCCACTGGCGCTGGAGTTCAGCGAGGCTCTGCTGCTGAGGCTGGCGCAGGAAGCCTACGCCTCTGACTACGGCACCTTTCTCTGCAACAACGAACAGGAGCG atgtACTTTAGGGGTgaaggaaaacactcactgttTGTTCCAGTTCCTCTTGCGGtgtagcgagagagagaaatacattaACCCACTGTATGAACCCACAGAGCTGGCTATCTGGCCTTCGGTGCAGCCACAGTCTCTCCAATTATGGACTG GTCTGTTCCTCAGGTGGACCGAGCATGCTGAAACAATGGCCGAGGCTCGAGAAGAAATCTGGACTATCATtaaagagcacagagagagaactggAGCTGAggagaccacacacacacctcctacCCATCGCGACACCTTCACCGCTGTGGAGAATCTCATGGATGAGTTGACTATACTCTGA